One Thermoanaerobacter pseudethanolicus ATCC 33223 DNA window includes the following coding sequences:
- a CDS encoding response regulator produces the protein MIRLLVADDHALIRKGLVQLIEMEKDIKVISQASNGEEAYKLAKKFMPDLILMDVNMPVMNGIKAAKMLKEEKHPSKVLFLTIYNDREYLLEALKLGVEGYILKDAEYDDLIKAIKTIYNGGVYIHPSLMEEIDNIDQETLKKDLTPREIEILKLISKGYSNKEIAQKLFLSEKTVKNHVYNIFKKLDVKDRTQAAIYMLKNETILQN, from the coding sequence ATGATCAGATTGTTGGTGGCTGATGACCATGCTTTGATAAGAAAAGGGTTAGTCCAGCTTATTGAAATGGAAAAAGATATAAAAGTTATCTCTCAGGCTTCGAATGGGGAAGAGGCTTATAAACTTGCAAAGAAATTTATGCCTGATTTAATACTTATGGATGTGAATATGCCTGTGATGAATGGTATAAAGGCAGCAAAAATGTTAAAAGAAGAAAAACATCCAAGTAAAGTGTTGTTTTTAACTATTTACAATGATAGGGAGTATCTTTTGGAAGCGCTTAAATTAGGAGTAGAAGGGTACATATTAAAGGATGCGGAATATGACGATTTAATAAAAGCAATAAAGACTATTTACAATGGAGGAGTTTATATTCATCCTTCTTTAATGGAAGAAATAGATAACATAGATCAGGAAACCTTGAAAAAAGACCTAACACCAAGGGAAATAGAAATTCTCAAACTTATTTCTAAAGGGTATAGCAATAAAGAAATTGCACAAAAACTATTTTTAAGCGAGAAAACTGTCAAGAACCATGTTTACAATATTTTTAAAAAATTAGATGTGAAGGACAGAACTCAAGCTGCTATTTATATGCTTAAAAATGAGACGATTTTACAGAACTAA
- the yunB gene encoding sporulation protein YunB: protein MKRKKWGLRRVNSFYIYLIYIAVLFVILYYFTEYRLKPAIIAASETLAKETAVNTINDALNEKVLKGIEYKDLIYVRTDNNGKVSMLQANTIEMNLLASKITKEVKENLNNLGPLYAKIPLGLVFSTDLFANTGPRIKVGLLPVGAVDVDFSSQFEPAGINQTRHRIYLDIQTTIRIIAPLASEKITVTLHMPIAESIIVGDVPSSYVDVNGDKFTIPVPQSPNSNIEIQK, encoded by the coding sequence TTGAAAAGGAAAAAATGGGGACTGAGGCGGGTTAATTCGTTTTACATATATTTGATTTACATAGCTGTTTTATTTGTGATTTTATACTATTTTACAGAATATCGATTAAAACCGGCTATTATAGCAGCAAGTGAAACTTTAGCAAAAGAAACAGCTGTAAATACTATAAATGATGCATTAAATGAAAAAGTATTAAAAGGAATAGAGTATAAAGATTTAATTTATGTAAGAACAGATAACAATGGAAAAGTGTCAATGTTACAGGCAAATACTATTGAAATGAACTTGTTAGCTTCTAAGATTACAAAAGAAGTAAAAGAAAATTTAAATAATTTAGGTCCTCTCTATGCTAAAATTCCTTTAGGTTTAGTTTTTTCTACTGATTTATTCGCTAATACAGGGCCCCGGATAAAAGTAGGGCTTTTGCCAGTTGGAGCGGTAGATGTTGATTTTAGCTCACAGTTTGAACCAGCTGGAATAAATCAAACAAGGCATAGGATATATTTAGATATTCAAACTACGATACGAATAATTGCGCCTTTAGCCTCAGAAAAAATAACTGTTACACTTCACATGCCTATTGCAGAAAGTATAATAGTTGGAGATGTGCCTTCAAGCTATGTGGATGTAAATGGAGATAAATTTACAATTCCTGTGCCTCAATCTCCAAATTCAAATATAGAAATACAAAAATAA